In Tachysurus fulvidraco isolate hzauxx_2018 chromosome 5, HZAU_PFXX_2.0, whole genome shotgun sequence, the genomic stretch tataatgaataaataaataaattactggAGTGTTTTATTACAGGAATGGAGTTGCTGTCAAAAGTGgatcattttttaatcattctttttttaatcattagaTCACATCAATCCGTTTTGTTAATACCACTGtttttgtataattatttaatttcatgttGTTTTCCAGCCAGCCGAAATGCCATCTTTTAATATTTAGAGTTCTTTAATATGCTTGCAGGtcgagatgaagaagaaaacctTAATGGTGTTTGATTTTGATCACACGCTGGTGGACAACAACAGTGACATGTGGGTGATCCAATGCACACCTGAGCAGAGCTTACCTGCCTGGCTTGAGAATTCATACCAGAGAGGACGCTGGACCGAGTACATGGGTCGAGTGTTCACTTACATCGGAGAGCAATCTATCCGTCCGGACGCAGTACGTGAGGTCATGCAGACGATCCCGTACACAGATGGAATGATCGAGCTGCTGAAGTTTATCTATCACAACAAGAGCCACATTGATTGCATTATAGTCTCTGATTCTAACACACTGTTCATAGACTGGATTTTAGAAGCTGGCGGCATGAAGTGCGCCGTCGATATAGTCTTCTCAAACCCGGCCAGCGTGAACCAGCATGGGTACATCGAAGTCGGGGGCTTTCATTCGCACTCCTGTGAGCGCTGTCCTGTTAACATGTGCAAGCAGAAAGTGTTAACTGATTTTAGAGCCAGACAGGCAGATGTTGGGGTCCATTACCACACCGTGTGTTATGTAGGGGATGGATCGAATGATTTCTGTCCTATTAAGGCTTTAAATGAGGGGGATATTGCAATGCCAAGAAAAGGATACAGTCTGGAAAAACTGCTGGCCAAAAGCAGGAGTGAAAGTAATGCTCCTAAAGTGCAGGTGATGCCCTGGAACAGCGGGACTGACATACTAAACCAGCTAAAAATCATCCAGCAACAGGCTGAactattataaaacattaatgaTGGGCTGCTGCAAAAACACAGCAAAGAAAGATAAGgataaaaatcattcaaataGCCTCACATAGTCTGATGAATAACGTCTGAAATGTTTACACCTtcatttatgcttttattttctgtttttatttgaagTGCTGAGCCGTGGGCTGTGGATGTCACCCTTCTCTGACAATTCCGCAGTGTAAAGGAAACTTTTACCacgaaacattttaaatacgCTTGTACAAGTTTAGTGATTCTGGTGCTTGAATTGTTGCTTTATTACAGCACTTTAGAACCATCACAGATTTACTCTTAACACACTGATGTTAATGTTGTCAGGATCTTTCTTTAGAAACTGTGTggaatttaatgtttttttttttattattatcaccaTGTATAATGAAGAGAATATATAGTATCATGAttaactttaataaaatgagaaaaaataaccTACAACACTTGTTGAAATTGacacatcacatttttataatgtttttttaaatagattttaataatgataattctGTATACTGACTAAATGATGGTCTTCTACATAATGaaccatttattaaataatttatgatTACCAATTATAATAAAGCTTTTATAATCAAATTATGAATTGAAGTGTGTAAGTTAACTGCACATTGCATTTTAAAACTGCataatacagtaatacactgcacaaaacaataataataatcattcattcattcattttctaccgcttatccgaacgtcttgggtcacggggagccatcattataataataacaataaaaataattataacaacaataataatcataataaaaacaataataacaacaacaataataatgataatgataatcaTCATTATAAGTGAAAGGCGGCGGAATCTGTTTCTACATTAACGAACATTGGGTGTACAGATGTCACAGTGCTGAATAAATACTGCAGCCCAAACCTGGAATCATTGCTCATAAACTGTAAAACGTTTTATTCACCGCGGGAATTCTCCTCATTCATTCTGACCGGAGTTTACATCCCACCGCAGGCCAACGTGAGTGATGCACTGCAAAACCTGGCACACCAAATATCTGGCTTGGAGCAAAATAATCCggattctctttttattattcttggaGACTTTAAAGGGGCAAAACTAACACTTTAACTtccaaaatacagacagcagATAAATTGTCCCGCAagggagaaaaatacactggatCATTGCTACACAATTCTTAAGGATGCATATCGCTCTGTACCCAGTGGGGAACTCTGATGGGGAACCTTGGGGAACTCTGATCACTGCTTGATACATCTTATTCCAACAtacaggcagaaactaaaatctactaagcctgtaataaaaacagttaAGAGATGGTCCAGTGAGGCATAGCAAGAACTACAAGACTGTATTGACTGCACTGATTGGAGTATATTTGAGGCTGGAAAAGCAGTTTTTGTGAAGACGTGTGTGTGCCAAACAAAAcctgcaaatacagcaacaacAAGAATTTAAAAAACTTCGACAAGCCAAGGAAGATGCCTACAGTGGGGAGGACAAAACTCTGTATAAGAGGCCAGGAACCTACTGACaaagagcaaagaaagaaaaaagaagctactctgaaaagcaggttttcagATAACAACCTTGTGGCAGTGTGGAAAGGCCTGCAAgacatcacaaactacaagagtCGCCCACACCGAAGCAAACAGAGACCTGGCTAACAACCTCAACACCTACTACAGGTTTGAGAACAACATCTTCGCACCTCCCATCCAACCCACCACACTGACTGACATCAGCATACTGACTGACTCTGGGAACCCCATTAACAACTCTTCCCAGCAATCAAGTTGCACTCACAATTTGTGAAGAGGATGTGAATCGGCTctttcagagacagaagacaagGAAAGCCCCCGGCCCAGACGGGGTCTTCCCCTCCTGCCTCAAAGCATGCGCTGATCAACTGGCTCCTATATTCACCCATATCTTCAACAGAtctctggagctgtgtgaatCCCCTCCTGCTTTAAACTCTCCACAATCATTCCGGTccccaagaaaccctccatcactggactgaatgactacaggcctgtcgctctgacatctgttgtcATAAAGACCTTTGAACAGCTGGTATTGGCCCACCTAAAGACTGTCACAGAACAGACActggatcccctacagtttgcctaccatgcaaacagatcagtggacgacgcagtcaacattggactgcactacattctgcaacacctggactgcCCAGAGACATACGCACGGATTCTGTTTGTCGACTTCAGTTTGGCTTTTAATACTTCcggaaattctccactccaaactcctaaggctcactaCACCCCCTctatctgtcagtggatcaccagcttcctgacagacagaaaacaacaggtgagactgggaggtctCACCTCCAGCATTCTGACAATCAGCACTATCactcctcagggatgtgtcctctccccacttctattctccctctatactaatgactgcacttcaagtgaccaaactgttaaactcctgaaatgtgcagatgatactacgctcatcaGTCTCATCCAAGATAgcgatgagtctgcataccaACAGGAGGTGGAGCAGCTGGAACagtctagagctaaacaccctcaaaactgtgatgatagtggactttaggaaagacccctcaacactacttcCCCCCTCACAAGATCCAAcatcaattaaggaagtatggtctgccaccggagctgttgatgctgttctacactgcagtcattgagtctgtcctgtgcacatccatcaccatctggtttggtgcagcaaccaaactggacagaaacagactgcacagtaacgcacagtaaaaacagcagaaaaaataattggtgcccccccTGGCCACTCCTAATGACTTGTgagacacaagaaccagaaaccgggcaggaaaaatcaccactgattctcatcgtctgcattgtcttgtatagtctgtatagtatagtgttatttaagtctgtacttttgagagtcacaaactgctggaaccaaattccttgtgtgtgtcaacccACTTGGCCAATAACCTGATTtggattctgattctgattctgataataataaaaacaacaataaatatagctgcaagcagcaattccagggtcaagccgatcagatgcgctcagaatatgtcgctgatgaaccataccaagtttcgtagcgatttggcattgcattcgtaaaatactgaacttaacgtgaaaatctcatggccactaggtggcgctgtcacgaaacgttgcgaaatgtctatgtgtgtgtgtgtgtgtgtgtgtgtgtgtgtgtgtgtgtgtggatgtttggactgttggtggcactagagggtttgagctagacacaccaaagttgctataataacttctaagactggcctctacatgtgtgccaaattacataactttcctatgtatggttctatgggctgccattgacttcaatggcagaagaggaagaataaatatagctgtatgcagcgattccggggtcaagccaaTCAGATACGCTCAGaatatgtcgctgatgaaccataccaagttttgtagcgatatggcattgcattcgtaagtatgtgttgtgtgactctgtgtgtgtgtgtgtgtgtgtgtgtgtgtgtgtgtgtgtgtgtgtgtgtgtgtgtgtgtgtgtgagtgtgtgtgtgtgtgtgtgtgtgagtgtgtgtgtgtgtgtgtgagtgtgtgtctgtgtctgtgtgagtgtgtgtgtgagtgtgtgtgtgtcactgtggtgctgattctgattctgattctgatatcaGCACCCAATACTTTCAGCTATATTGAACCAGCCTcacaatgaacataattggatgtttggactgttggtggcgctagagggtttgagctagacacaccaaagttgctatagtaacttataagactggcctctacatgtgtgccaaattacataactttcctacgtacaggctgccattgacttcaatggcagtagaggaataataataataataataataataataataataataataataataataataaaaagaagaagaagaagaagaagaagaagaagaagaagaagaggaaaaccgacaataacaataggtgtctacgccccttcggggcttgacccctaataatagtagtaatagtaatagtaatagtaatagtaatagtagtaatagtagtagtagtagtagtagtaataataataataataataataataataataataataataataacaaaaaccaTAATAATCATagcaattattataattataatatataaatataataatatattaatactatattaaaataatatatttaatattcattttacattacatttgaaatatttattcggataagcggtagaaaatgaatgaatgaatgttcttgATAAGGTTTGAACCCTGCTACGTTTTTTCATacattcggccatttttgtagTCTTTTTGTAACCTCGAACTCCACTTCCCATGATTCCTCGATAAATGACGCAACGCGCATGCGCACTTAAGAAAAGCGTGTGTCAAACGTGAGCGAGGCAGAGCTGCAGTTCATCCCAACGGAGGTAGATATTCAGGCACGAAAGTAAGTGTTTTAACACCAagatatgtttgtttttttaaataaattgtttatatttagACTTATGCCCACGTGCGTGCAGTATGACGTGAGGTTTTTTATCCATGTGGATTAAACCTATTCAGTCAGACACCAGACACGAATCCAGCGTGTCCTCGTTTATATTTCCGCTATTCGGATTCAATTCTGACGACTTTCACGTTTCTGAGGACTTTTTTTCTCCAGTACTTTTTGGTTTGTATCCAAATCTCGTCGGTGTTGCTGAGTTTTCGCGAGAGTTGGATTCAAACATGGCGGACATGTAGTGCACGCGCGCcacatgtgtacatgtgtttatACTCTTAAGTGTGTTTACGTTAATAATTCACCGTTAATATGAACACATAATAAGGCCAGATATTTTACTTCCATCACAAACTTTTGTTATATGGGCTTGTTTATCATCAGTCGTGGAAAGCTGTATAATTGTATGTAAATGAGGAAGAAATAAACCAAATTGTACAGAGTTTCTTCAGCTCTTTATTAAAATGCACTTTTACTTCTTTCTGTTTAATGATTAACGGAAAGAACGAAATGATTTtgatttcttatgttttttaaatgatcctCTGATGTAAAATGGCTTGGAATGAAATTATGCAgctgttaatttaaaaaaggccATAAATGTCTTCAACTACAAAGTGTAATCTATTTTAGTGCTATAGTAGtggtaatattaatataataataataacaataataattgttattattataaacccAGTCCAAGTGCAAGagggggaagttgtggcctaatggttagagagtttgactcctaatcctaaggttgtgggttcgagtctcgagccggccatgactgaggtgcccttgagcaaggcaccgaacccccaactgctccctgggtgtcgcagcataaatggctgcccagtGCTCCgggtggctgtgtgtgtgcgcgcgcgcgtgttcactgctccgggtgcgtgtggttttgtgtgtgtgtgcactctcaccggtgtaatgtttgtgtgtgtgcgcactttggatgggttaaatgtggGGAAACGAATTCTGagtgggtcaccgtacttagccgtacagTATGTCACGTCGCTTAAGTGCAGTTTTTGTCTGTTTGGTGATCTTTAGTTTggttttgattaattttctgcATACAAACTCTTCTATTATTTGTATAACAGATGTTCTTTCTTTAAAAGTGGACGTATTTTaatacagttttttatttttcgattaGGGATGGCTGAAGAGCAAGAAATGTCTCCCCTGGAAAAGAAGGTGGCTGAACAGATAGAggtgagagagactgacaccGCTTTAACAGCTGTGTGCTTCAAAATGTGCTTAAAGGGattaaattgtttgtttaactttttctcttccctttCAGTATTATTTCGGAGACCACAATCTCCCTCGAGACAGGTTTTTAAAGGAGCAGATCCAGCTGGATGATGGCTGGGTTACTCTGGAGACCATGCTTAAGTTTAACAGGTACAAAAACTCAAAGCGGCAAACGGGATTAAATTATCTTATATTTATCTTGAGAGATTTAAATCCTGCCCTGATGGTAATGTGTATAGATATTCCTTTCGTCTTATGTTTGGCTCGAGGAGTTTCCGCTGTTGTGGTG encodes the following:
- the phospho2 gene encoding pyridoxal phosphate phosphatase PHOSPHO2; the protein is MKKKTLMVFDFDHTLVDNNSDMWVIQCTPEQSLPAWLENSYQRGRWTEYMGRVFTYIGEQSIRPDAVREVMQTIPYTDGMIELLKFIYHNKSHIDCIIVSDSNTLFIDWILEAGGMKCAVDIVFSNPASVNQHGYIEVGGFHSHSCERCPVNMCKQKVLTDFRARQADVGVHYHTVCYVGDGSNDFCPIKALNEGDIAMPRKGYSLEKLLAKSRSESNAPKVQVMPWNSGTDILNQLKIIQQQAELL